One Ignavibacteriota bacterium DNA segment encodes these proteins:
- the rplM gene encoding 50S ribosomal protein L13: MSSRGLWSEAPITRRCTFPHLNIDIHWCFTYLLRLIEYLYAFHTAGASFVDKATRFFTEKDTERKWHLIDAEGKVLGRVATEIARLLRGKHKPEFTPNADTGDFVIVVNASKVKVTGRRTELKQYFHYTGYPGGGTWEKFQDVLAKHPERVIEHAIKGMLPHNRLGRQIFKKLKVYGGAEHPHVAQQPQPHPVS, translated from the coding sequence ATGTCGAGTCGGGGCCTCTGGTCAGAAGCTCCTATCACGCGGCGATGCACATTTCCTCACCTGAATATTGACATTCATTGGTGTTTTACGTACCTTTTGAGGCTCATTGAATATCTCTACGCTTTTCACACTGCAGGAGCATCATTCGTGGACAAGGCAACACGCTTTTTTACCGAGAAGGACACGGAGCGGAAGTGGCATCTGATCGATGCCGAGGGGAAGGTCCTGGGTCGCGTTGCGACCGAGATCGCCCGTTTGCTTCGGGGCAAGCACAAGCCGGAATTCACGCCGAATGCGGATACGGGTGACTTTGTCATCGTCGTGAACGCATCCAAGGTCAAGGTTACCGGCCGGCGCACAGAGTTGAAGCAGTACTTCCACTACACCGGGTATCCGGGTGGTGGTACCTGGGAGAAGTTCCAGGACGTTTTGGCGAAGCATCCGGAGCGTGTGATCGAACATGCGATCAAGGGCATGTTGCCGCACAACCGGCTTGGCCGCCAGATCTTCAAGAAGCTGAAAGTGTATGGAGGCGCGGAACATCCCCACGTCGCCCAGCAACCGCAGCCCCATCCGGTGTCATGA
- the rpsI gene encoding 30S ribosomal protein S9, translated as MHTHTTTAVGRRKTSVARVILAPGTGKFTVNRRTLETAFPLETLRAHILKPLEVAQAGGKYDIRVNVEGGGSTGQAGAIMLGIARALVSLSEDNKSPLRQAGLLTRDPRMVERKKYGQKKARKRFQFSKR; from the coding sequence ATGCACACACACACGACCACAGCAGTCGGCCGCCGCAAAACATCCGTTGCACGCGTCATCCTGGCGCCGGGCACCGGCAAGTTCACCGTCAACCGGCGTACGTTGGAGACAGCGTTTCCGCTGGAGACCCTCCGCGCGCACATCTTGAAGCCGCTGGAGGTGGCGCAGGCCGGCGGCAAGTATGACATCCGCGTCAACGTTGAAGGCGGCGGAAGCACGGGACAGGCCGGAGCGATCATGCTCGGCATCGCCCGCGCGCTCGTCTCGCTGAGCGAAGACAACAAGTCGCCGTTGCGTCAGGCAGGGCTGTTGACGCGCGACCCGCGTATGGTCGAGCGCAAGAAGTACGGACAGAAAAAAGCCCGCAAGAGATTCCAGTTCTCGAAGCGCTAA
- the rpsB gene encoding 30S ribosomal protein S2 has protein sequence MSRVEVAELLAAGCHFGHLTRRWNPKMRPYIFMERNGIHIIDLMKSRQLLEDASNALSNIVAEGKRILFVGTKKQAKDIIKGEAVRTGEFYVSERWLGGCLTNFTTIRKSVKRLTNIEKMESDGTFDKITKKEALFLMREKEKLNEILSGVVEMTRLPGALFVVDVKKEAIAVKEARRLGIPVFAIVDTNCDPDGIDFVIPANDDAIKSVQVICKVVGDAIAEGKQRAAQHHAEAMAEHDNRGKDKDAADERPSR, from the coding sequence ATGTCTCGCGTCGAAGTTGCCGAGCTCTTGGCAGCCGGCTGCCATTTTGGTCATCTTACCCGCCGCTGGAACCCCAAAATGCGCCCCTACATCTTCATGGAGCGCAACGGTATCCACATCATCGATCTCATGAAGTCCCGTCAGCTGCTCGAGGATGCGTCCAACGCGCTCTCGAACATCGTTGCTGAGGGCAAACGCATCCTGTTCGTCGGCACGAAGAAGCAGGCGAAGGACATCATCAAGGGCGAAGCGGTGCGCACCGGCGAATTCTACGTCAGCGAACGCTGGCTCGGCGGCTGCCTCACGAACTTCACCACCATCCGCAAGAGCGTCAAGCGCCTCACCAACATCGAGAAGATGGAGAGTGACGGGACGTTCGACAAGATCACGAAGAAGGAAGCGCTCTTCCTCATGCGCGAGAAGGAGAAGCTGAACGAGATCCTCTCCGGCGTGGTGGAGATGACCCGCCTTCCCGGCGCCCTCTTCGTTGTCGACGTCAAGAAGGAAGCCATCGCGGTGAAGGAAGCCCGCCGCCTCGGCATCCCGGTCTTCGCCATCGTCGACACCAACTGCGATCCCGACGGGATCGACTTTGTGATCCCTGCCAATGACGACGCGATCAAGTCCGTGCAGGTGATCTGCAAGGTCGTCGGCGACGCGATCGCCGAAGGGAAGCAGCGCGCGGCCCAGCACCACGCGGAAGCAATGGCCGAGCATGACAACAGGGGCAAGGACAAGGACGCGGCTGACGAGAGACCGTCCCGCTAA
- a CDS encoding elongation factor Ts: MDITSEVIKKLRDKTGAGMMDCKRALEASNGDMEAAIDFLRKKGAATGAKRAERAAKEGAIATRVSADGTVGVAVEVNCETDFVARSDDFTGFATNVVETVLRDRPANVEALATLKTPAGKTVAELLNDLLAKVGEKIEVRRFQIITSADGCVSSYTHLGSKIGVLVEFGGMDATGAQTGRDVAMQVAAMNPSCVSRDEVGKDAIERELDIYRTQAKNEGKKDPIVERIASGRLEKYYQEVCLLDQTFIKDPGKTIKDVLADLSKASGKTVTIRRFVRFHLGEEVK; the protein is encoded by the coding sequence ATGGACATTACCAGTGAAGTGATCAAGAAGCTGCGCGACAAGACCGGCGCAGGGATGATGGATTGTAAGCGTGCTCTCGAAGCCTCGAACGGCGATATGGAAGCGGCGATCGATTTCCTGCGCAAGAAGGGTGCTGCGACCGGAGCCAAGCGCGCCGAGCGTGCAGCCAAAGAAGGTGCCATCGCTACGCGTGTCTCCGCTGATGGTACGGTGGGCGTGGCCGTGGAAGTGAACTGCGAAACCGACTTCGTCGCCCGCAGCGATGATTTCACGGGATTCGCGACGAACGTGGTCGAGACGGTCCTCCGCGACCGCCCGGCGAACGTCGAAGCCCTTGCAACCCTGAAGACCCCGGCCGGCAAGACCGTCGCCGAGCTGCTGAATGACCTCCTCGCCAAGGTCGGCGAGAAGATCGAAGTGCGCCGTTTCCAGATCATCACCTCGGCCGATGGCTGCGTGAGTTCCTACACACATCTCGGCAGCAAGATCGGTGTGCTCGTGGAGTTCGGCGGGATGGATGCCACCGGCGCCCAGACCGGCCGCGACGTTGCCATGCAGGTGGCCGCGATGAACCCGTCGTGCGTGAGCCGCGATGAAGTGGGCAAGGACGCGATCGAACGCGAACTGGACATCTACCGCACGCAGGCGAAGAACGAAGGGAAGAAGGATCCGATCGTCGAGCGCATCGCCTCGGGCCGGCTCGAGAAGTACTACCAGGAAGTGTGTCTCCTGGATCAGACCTTCATCAAGGATCCGGGAAAGACGATCAAGGATGTCCTCGCCGACCTGTCGAAGGCTTCCGGCAAGACCGTGACCATCCGCCGCTTCGTGCGGTTCCATCTCGGCGAAGAGGTGAAGTAG
- a CDS encoding UMP kinase, with translation MATPAYTRVLLKLSGEALMGQQQFGIDPAMLRQYAEEIRSVKELGVQVGIVIGGGNIFRGVSNSTSGIHKATGDHMGMLATMINAMALQATLENIGLTTRLMSAVRMDSMAEPFIRRRAVRHLEKGRVVIFGAGTGSPYFTTDTAAVLRGVEIEADVVIKGTRVDGVYDSDPERNPGAFRFEQITFLDVLTKDLKVMDMTAITLCRENHLPILVFNMNTPGNFKRLILGEHVGTRVTETI, from the coding sequence ATGGCCACGCCGGCGTACACACGGGTCCTGCTCAAGCTGAGCGGCGAAGCCCTGATGGGGCAGCAGCAGTTCGGCATCGATCCGGCAATGCTCCGGCAGTATGCGGAAGAGATCCGCTCCGTCAAGGAACTCGGTGTGCAGGTCGGCATCGTGATCGGCGGCGGGAACATCTTCCGGGGCGTGTCGAATTCGACGAGCGGTATCCACAAGGCCACCGGCGATCATATGGGCATGCTGGCGACCATGATCAATGCGATGGCCCTGCAGGCGACGCTGGAGAACATCGGACTGACGACACGCCTGATGTCGGCCGTCCGCATGGATTCGATGGCCGAGCCCTTCATCCGGCGCAGGGCCGTGCGGCATCTGGAGAAGGGCCGTGTCGTGATCTTCGGCGCCGGCACCGGCAGTCCGTATTTCACCACGGACACGGCGGCGGTCCTGCGCGGTGTTGAGATCGAGGCCGATGTGGTGATCAAGGGAACGCGCGTGGACGGCGTGTACGACTCCGACCCCGAGCGCAACCCGGGGGCATTCCGTTTTGAACAGATCACCTTCCTCGATGTGCTGACGAAGGACCTGAAGGTGATGGATATGACCGCCATCACCCTCTGCCGTGAGAACCATCTCCCCATTCTGGTGTTCAACATGAACACGCCGGGGAACTTCAAACGCCTCATCCTCGGCGAACACGTCGGCACCCGCGTCACAGAGACGATCTAG
- the frr gene encoding ribosome recycling factor, with protein MIKTILKDTEERMHKASEVVRHELAKIRTGKATTALLDGVKVEYYGSSMALSHVANVGVSDIHSLTVQPFDKGALDPIMKGIQAANLGLNPIKDADVIRVPIPALNEERRRDLVKLTKKFGEEGKIAIRNIRRDTIEHLKKSEKDEHFSEDERKRGETEVQKMTDKGIKDIDTLLTQKEKEIMEV; from the coding sequence ATGATCAAGACGATTCTGAAAGATACGGAAGAGCGGATGCACAAAGCGAGCGAAGTGGTGCGGCATGAGCTCGCCAAGATCCGGACCGGCAAGGCGACCACCGCGCTGCTGGACGGCGTGAAGGTGGAATATTACGGCTCTTCCATGGCGCTGTCGCATGTTGCGAATGTCGGCGTCTCCGATATTCACTCCCTGACCGTGCAGCCGTTCGACAAGGGCGCGCTGGACCCGATCATGAAGGGGATCCAGGCGGCCAACCTCGGGCTGAATCCCATCAAGGATGCCGATGTCATCCGCGTCCCGATCCCTGCGCTGAACGAAGAACGCCGCCGCGATCTGGTGAAGCTGACGAAGAAGTTCGGCGAAGAGGGGAAAATCGCGATCCGCAATATCCGCCGCGACACCATCGAGCATCTGAAGAAATCGGAGAAGGATGAACATTTCTCCGAGGACGAACGGAAGCGCGGCGAGACGGAAGTGCAGAAAATGACGGATAAGGGTATCAAGGACATCGATACGCTCCTTACCCAGAAAGAGAAGGAGATCATGGAGGTCTGA
- a CDS encoding PspC domain-containing protein, whose translation MTTGQDYRRLTKSRTDRMIDGVCGGVAAYFGVDPTLVRVAWVLVTLLGGSGIILYIAAMILMPKAPVMEAAATPDPTVPGSSARSNTRFWGILLVVVGAFWLLGNLGLHFWNDWWWLSFGTVVPVLLILAGVAFLFGGREYVSSSPAVNAAAPGAVPPGDGTPEGSPAGEAAPAPAAASAQPRLTRSITEKQIAGVCGGLALWLRIDPVFIRLAFVMAAIASFGFVILIYLLLALALPAASEPPAVQAVTAS comes from the coding sequence ATGACGACTGGACAGGACTACCGCCGGCTCACCAAGAGCCGCACCGACCGGATGATCGACGGCGTCTGCGGCGGCGTTGCCGCCTACTTTGGTGTCGATCCAACCCTTGTCCGCGTGGCCTGGGTGCTCGTGACGCTCCTGGGCGGATCAGGCATCATCTTGTACATCGCTGCCATGATCCTGATGCCCAAAGCACCGGTGATGGAGGCGGCTGCAACGCCGGACCCTACGGTGCCCGGGAGCAGCGCTCGTAGCAACACGCGCTTCTGGGGCATTCTCCTTGTCGTTGTCGGCGCATTCTGGCTGTTGGGGAACCTCGGTCTCCACTTCTGGAACGACTGGTGGTGGCTTTCGTTCGGCACCGTGGTTCCGGTGCTGCTCATCCTTGCCGGCGTTGCATTCCTTTTCGGCGGGCGCGAGTATGTGAGTAGCTCTCCTGCGGTGAATGCTGCGGCTCCCGGGGCTGTTCCCCCAGGCGATGGAACGCCCGAAGGATCACCAGCAGGCGAAGCCGCACCCGCACCGGCTGCCGCGTCTGCGCAACCCCGCCTGACCAGGTCGATCACGGAAAAGCAGATCGCCGGTGTGTGCGGTGGACTGGCGCTCTGGCTGCGCATCGACCCGGTGTTCATCCGTCTCGCGTTCGTCATGGCGGCCATCGCGTCGTTCGGTTTCGTGATCCTGATCTATCTCTTGCTTGCCCTGGCACTGCCCGCTGCGTCCGAACCGCCCGCGGTGCAGGCAGTCACCGCTTCATAA
- the polA gene encoding DNA polymerase I gives MKQTERLFLLDGMGLVYRAYYSFAGRPLRNSNGENTSAAYGFASTLMKILDDERPDHVAVVFDTKEPTFRHELFPEYKATRDAMPEDMVPQLGWIKDIVRALQAPLLELPGFEADDIIGTLARAAEREGIETYIVTADKDMMQLISSKITMLRPSKVATELEVVQAEGVRAKFGVAPGQVIDVLALTGDASDNVPGVKGIGEKTAIPLIQQWHSLENLYEHVQEVPQKGVREKLIAHKATAFLSKTLVTIDTAVPIALGVHDLRAQQPDADRLRAIFTQLEFKALLGRIGGKGAKPEEDTPARIAADAPSAPAASEDQTPVTTISEDQHTYHCVTTPAALKSLCTRLKKASSFAFDTETTSTDAMQAALVGCSFCVEPREAWYVPVLQAATAATPTDLFGASQHTDAPASPGPGLPLGDVITALKPILEDPRKKIIGQNAKYDMLVMRNHGIVMHPPAFDTMVAGYLLRADGQHSLDSLALETFHYRMVSFDDLTGTGKNRVPITEVPVAQVAEYAAEDADFTLRLCEAQEPRLKQEELITLATSIEFPLIAVLASMEFEGVRLNVEHLATMSTEIEKLVTALVATIHGHAGAPFNINSTQQLGEILFQQLRLPAVKKTKTGYSTDVSVLEGLQGQHPIIDALLEYRQLTKLKSTYVDALPALLHPRTGRLHTSFNQAVAATGRLSSSDPNLQNIPVRTDLGREIRRAFIPRDEGWNILAADYSQIELRVMAHISGDPGLREAFINDEDIHATTAARVFGVAPKDVSRDMRRKAKEVNFGIMYGIGPFGLANRLGITQTEAKEIIARYFDRFPGVKQYIQDTLEQARSRGFVQTLHGRRRYLPEITSRNQNIRGNAERQAINMPIQGTAADMIKIAMVNLHAALVAGRHATRLLLQVHDELICEVPEQETAAMKKLVPEIMANAMPLAVPVKVDAGFGPNWLEAK, from the coding sequence ATGAAGCAGACCGAACGCCTCTTCCTGCTCGACGGGATGGGGCTCGTCTACCGTGCCTACTATTCCTTCGCCGGCCGGCCGCTGCGCAACAGTAACGGTGAGAACACCAGCGCCGCATACGGTTTCGCCAGCACGCTCATGAAGATCCTCGACGATGAACGGCCGGACCATGTGGCCGTGGTCTTCGACACCAAGGAACCGACTTTCCGGCACGAACTCTTTCCCGAGTACAAGGCGACACGCGATGCGATGCCCGAAGACATGGTCCCCCAGCTCGGGTGGATCAAGGACATCGTGCGGGCGCTCCAGGCCCCCCTTCTCGAACTCCCGGGATTCGAGGCGGACGACATCATCGGCACTCTCGCCCGCGCAGCGGAACGGGAAGGGATAGAGACGTATATCGTCACCGCCGACAAGGATATGATGCAGCTGATCTCATCGAAGATCACCATGCTCCGCCCTTCGAAGGTCGCGACGGAACTTGAAGTGGTCCAGGCCGAAGGGGTACGGGCGAAATTCGGTGTGGCCCCCGGACAGGTCATCGATGTGCTCGCACTCACGGGTGACGCCTCGGACAACGTGCCGGGCGTGAAGGGCATCGGGGAGAAGACCGCGATCCCGCTGATCCAACAATGGCATTCGCTGGAGAACCTCTACGAGCACGTCCAGGAAGTACCCCAGAAAGGCGTGCGCGAGAAGTTGATCGCCCACAAAGCGACCGCGTTCCTTTCCAAGACGCTGGTGACCATCGACACGGCCGTACCGATCGCCCTCGGTGTGCATGACCTGCGCGCTCAGCAGCCCGACGCCGACCGCTTGCGCGCGATCTTCACGCAGCTTGAATTCAAGGCCCTGCTCGGCAGGATCGGGGGCAAGGGTGCGAAGCCGGAGGAGGATACTCCCGCGCGCATTGCTGCCGACGCGCCTTCCGCACCTGCGGCAAGTGAGGACCAGACGCCGGTCACCACGATCAGTGAAGACCAGCATACCTACCACTGTGTCACGACCCCGGCAGCACTCAAAAGCCTCTGCACCCGATTGAAAAAGGCCTCATCGTTCGCCTTCGATACCGAAACGACATCGACGGACGCGATGCAAGCGGCGCTCGTCGGATGCTCGTTCTGCGTTGAACCACGCGAGGCATGGTATGTTCCGGTCCTCCAGGCGGCCACGGCCGCCACACCCACGGACCTGTTCGGCGCATCGCAACATACCGATGCCCCGGCGTCCCCGGGCCCGGGACTTCCCCTGGGCGACGTGATCACCGCACTCAAGCCCATCCTCGAAGACCCCCGGAAGAAGATCATCGGGCAGAACGCCAAATACGATATGCTGGTGATGAGGAATCACGGGATCGTCATGCATCCCCCGGCATTCGATACCATGGTCGCCGGCTATCTGCTGCGTGCCGACGGGCAGCACTCCCTCGACAGTCTGGCCCTCGAAACGTTCCACTATCGGATGGTATCCTTCGATGATCTCACCGGCACGGGCAAGAATCGCGTCCCGATCACGGAAGTACCGGTTGCGCAGGTCGCGGAGTACGCGGCGGAGGATGCCGACTTCACGCTACGGCTGTGCGAGGCGCAGGAGCCCCGGTTGAAGCAGGAAGAACTCATCACGCTTGCCACGTCGATCGAGTTCCCCCTGATCGCGGTGCTTGCTTCGATGGAATTCGAAGGGGTCCGGTTGAACGTGGAGCACCTCGCCACGATGAGCACGGAGATCGAGAAACTGGTCACCGCGCTTGTTGCCACGATCCACGGCCATGCCGGTGCACCGTTCAACATCAACTCCACACAGCAACTCGGCGAGATACTGTTCCAGCAACTCAGACTGCCTGCCGTCAAGAAGACCAAGACCGGGTACTCGACCGATGTGAGTGTGCTCGAAGGCCTCCAGGGGCAGCACCCGATCATCGATGCGTTGCTCGAATACCGGCAGCTGACCAAACTCAAATCGACGTATGTGGATGCGCTCCCTGCCCTGCTGCACCCGCGCACCGGGCGCCTGCACACATCGTTCAACCAGGCGGTCGCGGCCACGGGGCGCCTTTCCTCCAGCGACCCCAATTTGCAGAACATTCCTGTGCGCACCGACCTGGGCAGGGAGATCCGTCGTGCATTCATCCCGCGCGACGAAGGATGGAACATCCTTGCTGCCGACTACTCACAGATCGAACTGCGTGTGATGGCGCACATCTCGGGGGACCCCGGCCTGCGTGAGGCCTTCATCAACGACGAGGACATCCATGCGACGACTGCGGCGCGCGTGTTCGGGGTCGCGCCGAAGGATGTCTCGCGCGACATGCGGCGCAAGGCGAAGGAAGTGAATTTCGGGATCATGTACGGCATCGGGCCGTTCGGGCTCGCGAACCGCCTCGGCATCACGCAGACCGAAGCGAAGGAGATCATTGCGCGGTACTTCGACCGCTTCCCCGGGGTGAAGCAGTACATTCAGGACACCCTGGAACAGGCGCGGTCGCGCGGATTCGTGCAGACACTGCACGGACGCAGGCGGTATCTCCCCGAGATCACGAGCAGGAATCAGAACATCAGGGGGAATGCGGAACGGCAGGCGATCAACATGCCGATCCAGGGGACCGCGGCGGACATGATCAAGATCGCCATGGTCAACCTGCATGCCGCACTTGTCGCAGGCAGGCATGCGACGAGGCTGCTCCTGCAGGTCCATGATGAACTGATCTGTGAGGTCCCCGAACAGGAAACCGCGGCGATGAAGAAGCTGGTCCCGGAGATCATGGCGAACGCGATGCCTCTCGCCGTGCCGGTGAAAGTGGATGCGGGGTTCGGGCCGAACTGGCTGGAAGCGAAGTAA
- a CDS encoding MFS transporter: MEPWRKNLYTLWGTQFLAMVGMNLVVPFLPFYIRHLGVTDPDDLARWSGLVFSGPFVLSLLTTPLWGALGDRYGRKPMVVRAIFGLALSQLLIGFSQDVYQLLAFRIVQGAISGFIASSLALVSANTPRERMGYAMGFMQSSTAGGMVLGPFVGGLLADLIGYRAIFFVTAGMCALSGIVVILLVTELHKVHPEARTYTVRDNLRLMWHDRRLRVIALTLVVAQMSVLMVEPIFALFVESFQSDSQYISTIAGSVFSISGLFMVISAPWWGRRTDRQGYRKNLTIAFGVIGSVYVGHLLVSSLVQLAALRAFLGFARGAILPSLYALTSVWAPPERQGGMMAIASSMTIFGNLLGPSIGGLIAGTFGIQAPFIANSILLLLTSYAVWYFLQDPERHAPQPEEIPDAVSPNE, encoded by the coding sequence ATGGAACCGTGGCGCAAGAACCTGTACACTCTGTGGGGAACGCAATTCCTGGCAATGGTGGGGATGAATCTCGTCGTCCCCTTCCTTCCCTTCTACATCCGCCATCTCGGCGTCACGGATCCTGACGACCTTGCCCGCTGGAGCGGATTGGTGTTTTCAGGCCCCTTCGTCCTCTCCCTTCTTACAACACCGCTCTGGGGTGCGCTCGGTGACCGGTACGGACGCAAGCCGATGGTCGTGCGCGCAATTTTCGGCCTTGCGCTTTCCCAATTGCTCATCGGGTTCTCCCAGGATGTCTATCAACTCCTGGCGTTCCGCATCGTGCAGGGAGCGATCAGCGGGTTCATCGCCTCCTCCCTCGCGCTCGTTTCGGCCAACACGCCACGCGAACGCATGGGCTATGCGATGGGATTCATGCAGTCATCGACCGCGGGCGGCATGGTGCTCGGCCCGTTCGTCGGAGGCCTTCTCGCCGACCTCATCGGCTACCGCGCCATCTTCTTCGTGACAGCAGGCATGTGCGCCCTCTCGGGCATCGTCGTCATCCTCCTCGTCACCGAATTGCATAAGGTCCACCCCGAGGCGCGCACGTACACGGTCAGGGACAACCTCCGCCTGATGTGGCATGACCGGCGATTGCGCGTGATCGCCTTGACGCTGGTCGTCGCGCAGATGTCGGTACTGATGGTGGAGCCCATCTTCGCACTGTTCGTGGAGAGCTTCCAGAGCGATTCCCAGTACATCTCAACGATCGCAGGGAGCGTCTTCTCCATTTCGGGGCTCTTCATGGTGATCTCGGCTCCGTGGTGGGGGCGGCGCACGGACCGTCAGGGGTACCGGAAGAATCTGACCATCGCGTTCGGGGTCATCGGGTCGGTGTACGTCGGGCATCTCCTCGTCTCGTCCCTCGTGCAGCTTGCAGCACTCCGCGCGTTCCTCGGATTCGCCCGCGGTGCGATCCTGCCATCGCTCTACGCGCTCACCAGCGTCTGGGCGCCACCGGAGCGACAGGGCGGGATGATGGCCATCGCATCGAGCATGACGATCTTCGGCAATCTGCTGGGGCCGTCGATCGGCGGCCTCATCGCCGGCACGTTCGGGATCCAGGCACCGTTCATCGCCAACAGCATCCTTCTGCTCCTCACAAGCTATGCGGTCTGGTACTTCCTGCAGGACCCGGAGCGGCACGCACCGCAACCTGAGGAGATCCCGGACGCAGTGTCACCCAACGAATAA
- a CDS encoding T9SS type A sorting domain-containing protein, with protein sequence MKDSSGAVTVASFTANLSGLANGTATVFASGFLAPAANKNGAAFGLYAALANGTVVPFSSLTGVSEAGSAIPSTYGLTQNYPNPFNPSTQIVFALPEAQTVRLLVFNSLGQQVASLANGQFAAGEYRVDFNAAGLPSGMYFYRLEAGVFSAVKRMTLLK encoded by the coding sequence GTGAAGGACAGTTCAGGCGCCGTCACGGTCGCTTCATTCACGGCGAATCTTTCGGGCCTGGCGAACGGCACCGCTACGGTCTTTGCTTCAGGGTTCCTGGCACCCGCTGCGAACAAGAACGGAGCTGCATTTGGCCTGTATGCTGCGCTTGCCAATGGCACGGTGGTCCCCTTCAGTTCGCTGACAGGCGTCAGCGAAGCGGGAAGCGCGATCCCGTCAACGTACGGACTCACACAGAACTATCCGAATCCGTTCAATCCGTCGACGCAGATCGTGTTCGCGTTGCCGGAAGCGCAAACCGTCCGCCTCCTGGTCTTCAACAGTCTCGGCCAGCAGGTGGCTTCGCTGGCCAACGGGCAGTTCGCAGCAGGAGAATACCGGGTGGATTTCAATGCTGCGGGATTGCCTTCGGGAATGTACTTCTACCGGCTTGAAGCGGGTGTGTTCTCCGCAGTGAAGAGAATGACCCTGCTGAAATAA
- a CDS encoding DUF4397 domain-containing protein: MKDSSGAVTVASFTANLSGLANGTATVFASGFLNPLTNKTGKLFGLFAALANGTVVELPATTARLQVIHNAADPGAASVDIYVNGQKLLDNFAFRTATPFIDVPARLNLNIGVAPGTSTSFADTLTSFNVALAEGEKYVALANGVLNPAGFAANPNGRSRAFTLLVKAGARESSTSTGNVQFFVVHGATDAPFVDVDARGVGNLVNNAGYGDITGYLTVPRQATPLM, encoded by the coding sequence GTGAAGGACAGTTCAGGCGCCGTCACGGTCGCATCCTTCACTGCAAACCTTTCGGGTCTGGCGAACGGAACAGCCACGGTCTTTGCATCAGGCTTCCTGAATCCGCTTACGAACAAGACCGGCAAGCTCTTTGGTCTCTTCGCAGCCCTCGCCAACGGGACCGTGGTCGAACTACCGGCGACCACTGCCCGCTTGCAGGTGATCCACAACGCAGCCGACCCCGGTGCGGCTTCCGTGGACATCTATGTGAACGGACAGAAACTCCTTGACAACTTCGCCTTCCGCACGGCCACGCCGTTCATCGACGTGCCGGCACGGCTGAACCTGAACATCGGTGTTGCACCCGGGACCAGCACGTCGTTCGCCGATACGCTCACCAGCTTCAATGTTGCGCTTGCCGAAGGTGAGAAATATGTTGCCCTTGCGAATGGCGTTCTGAACCCCGCAGGCTTCGCGGCCAACCCCAACGGAAGAAGCCGTGCGTTCACGCTGCTCGTCAAGGCGGGAGCACGAGAGTCCAGCACCAGCACCGGTAACGTGCAGTTCTTCGTCGTGCACGGTGCCACCGACGCACCGTTTGTCGACGTCGACGCACGGGGAGTCGGCAATCTCGTCAACAATGCTGGATACGGAGATATCACCGGCTATCTGACGGTTCCGCGGCAAGCTACACCCTTGATGTGA